A genomic region of Nostoc sp. UHCC 0702 contains the following coding sequences:
- a CDS encoding IS4 family transposase yields MTLRVQILKDKFKQSLGLPFRELLPESIISQAISELGIKYKKRLFDPIVTLWAFLSQVLDTDKTCHNAVSKIIAHLAEENVELPSTDTSAYCQARARLPEELLEKLFNYSAQKLEDKVTQEHLWCGRNVKVIDGSTVSMPDTVENQKKYPQPSTQKEGCGFPIAKIGVIFSLFTGAAVALCIDVLNTHDIKLARKLYRFLKPNDVLLGDRAFCAYADMVAIKKIDCDAVFRKHQARTTTMQKGKIIGDCDKLVTWDKPKKCPNGLSKDEFDALPPSITLREIHYYIDIPGFRTSRISLITTLLDQEIYPRLKIVRLYYQRWQIELDLKHVKTTLGMDILRCKTPSMVRKEIYAYLLAYNLLRSLMWSAGTTYNTPPNRISLQGTRHHFINFLPKLEAANSKKRLRLYRTLLKIIVHKVIPDRPARNEPRATKRRPKAYPRLTQPRQQLRKQLQTA; encoded by the coding sequence GTGACACTAAGAGTACAAATCCTCAAGGACAAATTTAAGCAAAGTTTAGGCTTACCTTTTAGAGAACTGTTGCCAGAATCGATAATAAGTCAAGCAATATCTGAGCTAGGAATCAAATACAAAAAGCGGTTGTTTGACCCAATCGTAACTTTATGGGCATTTTTATCACAGGTTTTGGATACTGATAAAACTTGCCATAATGCTGTGAGTAAGATAATTGCACATTTGGCAGAAGAAAATGTAGAACTTCCTTCAACAGATACGAGCGCATACTGCCAAGCTAGGGCAAGATTGCCAGAAGAATTGTTAGAAAAACTTTTCAATTATTCAGCACAAAAACTAGAAGATAAAGTAACCCAAGAACATTTATGGTGTGGTCGAAATGTAAAAGTGATAGATGGCTCGACGGTATCCATGCCTGACACTGTGGAGAATCAAAAAAAATACCCTCAGCCTAGTACCCAAAAAGAAGGTTGTGGCTTTCCAATTGCGAAAATCGGTGTAATATTCAGTTTGTTTACAGGAGCCGCAGTCGCTTTGTGCATAGACGTTTTGAACACCCATGATATTAAGTTAGCAAGGAAATTGTACCGTTTTCTTAAACCAAATGATGTACTTTTAGGTGATAGAGCATTTTGTGCCTATGCCGACATGGTTGCTATTAAAAAAATTGATTGTGATGCTGTATTTCGTAAACACCAAGCACGCACAACAACCATGCAAAAAGGTAAAATTATTGGTGATTGCGATAAATTGGTTACTTGGGATAAACCTAAAAAATGCCCAAATGGATTAAGTAAAGATGAATTTGATGCTCTACCTCCTTCTATAACTTTACGCGAAATTCACTACTATATTGATATTCCTGGTTTTCGTACTAGTAGAATTAGCTTAATTACGACTTTATTAGATCAAGAAATCTACCCTCGCTTAAAAATAGTTCGGCTTTACTATCAACGTTGGCAGATTGAACTCGATCTAAAACATGTGAAAACTACTTTGGGTATGGATATTTTACGATGTAAAACTCCTTCAATGGTACGCAAAGAAATTTATGCTTATTTACTTGCTTACAATTTACTGAGGAGTTTAATGTGGTCAGCTGGGACTACTTACAATACTCCTCCAAATCGTATATCGCTGCAAGGTACTCGTCATCATTTTATTAACTTTCTTCCTAAATTAGAAGCAGCTAACTCTAAAAAACGGCTTAGACTTTACCGCACTTTGCTTAAAATTATTGTTCACAAGGTTATTCCCGATCGCCCCGCCAGAAATGAACCACGAGCTACCAAACGTCGCCCTAAAGCTTACCCCAGATTGACCCAGCCACGCCAACAATTACGTAAACAATTGCAGACCGCTTAA